Proteins from one Bombus pyrosoma isolate SC7728 linkage group LG16, ASM1482585v1, whole genome shotgun sequence genomic window:
- the LOC122576561 gene encoding uncharacterized protein LOC122576561, with amino-acid sequence MSINVTVNGNRLNIRRGRMVLSDLDQIKKNERDRRRRLRLEQVRQQSKEISDRLLKRTKYIAKEELRKLENNDNLDLKQIYNGKIMEVQQKYQEDMADIGQAHMSAALEPDHETLIKEQFKKNQLAALKRGKEAMKQMKNIQQTDNTQQQRQERLHQVREIENFRSTMVANLPKKTISEENTICISIQNETEEKNKQEKMSKKMKKHVCKKSPGKTKTNIKVVRNDIKISSPAKSPVKSSIKSPVKFTVKSPVKLKAKTIEEIQENDSSILEQQSTPNSVIELLPTQTAHATELKFDNKTSEQKVQNIRIKDKTTRYNPDDYVQTTSDSTNSDSSSSFSDDSSYFSDSGEQYINRETKTPRYVKCPATDKVHLYDHKKHHSNVYDQPTGVVEKIQTWDEPSAMDLAQEIERAQTVQIHVLESRKHNAKKRGEDAVLREKVRRDYQTLMQHLDQLTNEERKLKASQVEHYPKDTYVQEERRKILRDQHKTKLNRALKTLLNEEQCTSYPVERQITLTPRKHDKNIDDCVNLEESCCFSQCTETSKIPQSKCKENGISREEQILDMLKKVERQKRLLLQEFGADLPNDIFNASIKPLFERDKSVQTQSPTQVVPIQKPISPEITVINASFDEKSKKDKTEEKGDISVKKVEIAVQTMTGDKSRETVAQDKGTQVELVPQKESESTSVTDEIKTITDHYPIEPKITVIRAGVDSSESTSSETINGITDIDEESPEIMHKKKKYVMKTSKPIPTKMCHKSCSTRPCKPSTPTKKYSKFLSKSQYSSPRRCTSTEDVPSKKIRMYVDKSGLNIKVQPPPVAEIAVDVNTQSTQVYSTGTHKQQQVTTSKQQWIQSKSKRIKIKDVSDSSTSFASPPPVKPKDILEALSNNISILELLDSSTNESLRLLRRDVSPVSTPETPSPRTMRMPSNIPDLARIKKLLRYPSTDTQTYNNDNNNNINNKSSSTKNDYSTSTDVSQYQQNDRPLSRKINDVHLKVPASLGFCLCNNPECKQEHAKFDEIRNYALKNCPQILQKYEDLQTTCAERIISLTHLIEKVRNEQRGMEMSMIDPSRLDETSLMQLPEPRERSDLENVHKLVENIEAIHNQLAKTLIESQRIIKSKAIIKEEPDQIKETQTVTPTTDDNVICHDEHEIEVEKERAKPKIINEEKVNIQLNRFKVHKSAQVLTSTPEHDTKLMKHYEEELIEKISKEILEQSEGFNNNNLITSKEISTIKHSIQTSTDNDGFKNNTSRIERNNTTTRKYSNKESKRIKDFVPMLTDIPKVSKAVDNLAYSNGRSKPPVSLLSGPYRPEIESSGHELSTIIEFDTPDTVNKSQSHNARSPLSAKKVAESQITKSTAIVKPSEHIASSLNLHNQRAEKLCNSSVTKLSLKELVKEASIFLDSPKTSKNIGNQNLMGSKNEGREDIAEEMNDRKLQRNTVNKKSSQIEELQLFYPSTDANKECKDNKDKITSTSSNSFSELSGVSQIASTPSSTILKYASSPEEMEIALKKLGLGWAITTLKKTREASALSSSSNSDVTPLNTAKRISPVKKQFDSNYGLPDFSDVSSISIKEASKSTEQAVLLKGRTSTPKLQNSNSNTERTNSINTNISENFQEPDNGLIISNISLTKTKSSIKKLENL; translated from the exons ATGTCTATTAATGTTACTGTTAATGGGAACCGTTTGAATATTCGCAGAGGAAGAATGGTACTATCTGATTTAGatcaaattaagaaaaatgagCGTGATCGTCGACGAAGGTTACGTTTGGAGCAG GTGCGCCAACaatcaaaagaaatatcaGATAGACTTTTGAAACGTACAAAATACATAGCTAAAGAGGAACTTAGAAAGCTTGAAAATAATGACAATTTAGATTTGAAGCAAATATACAATGGAAAAATCATGGAAGTTCAACAGAAATATCAAGAGGACATGGCAGATATTGGTCAAGCACATATGTCTGCTGCATTAGAACCGGATCATGAGACATTGATCAAGGAGCAATTTAAGAAGAATCAATTAGCAGcattaaaaagaggaaaagaggcaatgaaacaaatgaaaaatattcagcag ACGGATAATACACAACAGCAACGTCAAGAAAGATTACATCAAGTGAGAGAAATAGAGAACTTTAGATCTACAATGGTAGCAAACCTTCCCAAGAAAACAATATCTGAAGAaaatactatatgtatatctattcAGAATGAAActgaagagaaaaataaacaagaaaagatgtctaaaaagatgaagaaacaTGTTTGTAAGAAATCACCTGGGAAGAcaaaaactaatataaaa GTTGtaagaaatgatattaaaataagttcTCCAGCTAAATCTCCAGTTAAGTCTTCAATTAAATCTCCAGTTAAATTCACAGTTAAATCCCCAGTTAAATTGAAGGCAAAAACAATAgaagaaattcaagaaaatgaTTCTTCAATTCTAGAACAGCAATCTACTCCTAACTCAGTTATAGAACTATTGCCCACACAGACTGCACATGCTACTGAACTTAAGTTTGACAATAAAACTTCTGAACAAAAAGTTCAAAATATTCggataaaagataaaacaacaag GTATAATCCAGATGACTATGTACAAACAACTTCAGATTCTACTAATAGTGATAGTTCTAGTTCATTTAGTGATGATTcatcatatttttctgataGTGGCGAACAATATATAAACAGAGAAACAAAAACACCAAGATATGTAAAATGCCCAGCTACTGATAAAGTACACTTATATGATCATAAAAAGCATCATAGTAATGTGTATGATCAACCAACTGGTGTagttgaaaaaatacaaacatgGGATGAG CCAAGCGCAATGGATTTGGCTCAAGAAATTGAACGAGCACAAACTGTTCAAATACACGTATTAGAAAGTCGTAAACACAATGCGAAGAAACGAGGAGAAGATGCAGTATTAAGAGAAAAAGTACGCCGGGATTATCAGACTCTTATGCAACATCTAGATCAACTTACGAACGAAGAACGTAAATTAAAAGCCAGTCAAGTCGAACATTATCCG aaagatacatatgtacaggaagaacgaagaaaaattttacgagACCAACacaaaacgaaattaaatcgtGCACTAAAAACGTTATTAAATGAAGAGCAATGTACGTCGTACCCTGTAGAAAGACAAATTACTCTTACACCAAGAAAGCATGATAAAAACATAGATGACTGTGTTAATTTGGAAGAATCATGTTGCTTTAGTCAATGTACAGAAACTAGCAAAATTCCACAAAGCAAATGCAAAGAGAATGGAATCTCACGTGAAGAACAAATATTAGATATGTTAAAAAAGGTTGAAAGACAGAAGCGATTGTTATTACAAGAATTTGGAGCAGATTTACCAAACGACATTTTTAATGCATCTATAAAGCCCTTGTTTGAAAGAGATAAATCAGTTCAGACTCAGTCACCTACTCAAGTTGTGCCTATCCAAAAACCTATATCGCCAGAAATCACAGTGATAAATGCATCTTTTgatgaaaaaagtaaaaaggatAAAACAGAGGAAAAAGGTGATATATCTGtgaaaaaagtagaaattgcTGTACAAACTATGACAGGAGATAAGAGTAGAGAAACTGTAGCTCAAGATAAAGGTACGCAAGTAGAATTGGTGCCACAGAAGGAAAGTGAATCTACTTCTGTTACTGATGAAATTAAGACAATTACGGACCATTACCCAATTGAACCAAAAATTACGGTTATCAGAGCAGGAGTAGACAGTAGCGAATCAACAAGTTCTGAGACAATAAATGGAATTACTGACATTGATGAAGAAAGCCCAGAAATAAtgcacaaaaagaaaaagtacgTCATGAAAACATCGAAGCCAATTCCGACAAAAATGTGTCACAAATCATGTTCAACTCGTCCATGCAAACCTTCGACTCctacaaagaaatattcaaaatttttgtcGAAATCGCAATATAGCAGTCCAAGAAGGTGTACGAGTACGGAAGATGTGCCTAGTAAAAAGATTAGAATGTATGTGGATAAAAGtggattaaatattaaagtacaGCCACCTCCGGTTGCAGAAATTGCTGTAGATGTTAATACGCAAAGTACTCAGGTTTATTCAACGGGCACTCACAAACAACAACAGGTCACTACGAGTAAACAACAATGGATTCAATCCAAGtcaaaaagaattaaaataaaggaTGTTTCAGACTCATCAACGTCTTTTGCTAGTCCACCACCAGTAAAGCCTAAAGATATACTTGAAGCGTTAAGCAATAATATCTCTATTCTCGAGCTGTTAGATTCATCAACAAACGAAAGCTTAAGGCTTTTGAGGAGAGATGTTAGTCCAGTATCAACACCTGAAACCCCATCACCACGTACCATGAGGATGCCTTCAAATATACCTGATCTAgctagaattaaaaaattacttagaTATCCATCCACAGATACTCAAacatataataatgataataataataatattaacaacaaGTCATCGTCCACCAAAAATGATTATTCAACATCAACAGATGTATCTCAATATCAGCAAAATGATCGTCCATTATCAAGAAAGATTAACGACGTACATTTGAAAGTTCCAGCTTCATTAGGATTTTGTTTATGTAATAATCCAGAATGTAAACAAGAACATGCTAAATTTGACGAAATTCGTAATTatgcattaaaaaattgcccacagatattacaaaaatacgaaGATCTTCAAACTACGTGCGCTGagagaataatttctttgacaCATCTTATTGAAAAAGTTCGAAATGAACAAAGAG GTATGGAAATGTCCATGATCGATCCATCTCGACTCGATGAAACCAGTTTGATGCAGTTACCTGAGCCACGAGAGAGGTCTGATCTGGAAAATGTTCATAAActtgtagaaaatatagaagcGATTCATAATCAACTTGCAAAAACATTAATCGAATCTCAAAGGATTATTAAAAGCAAGGCaattattaaagaagaacctgatcaaattaaagaaacacaAACAGTAACTCCAACAACCGATGATAATGTAATTTGCCATGATGAACACGAAATagaagtagaaaaagaaagagccaAGCCAAAGATTATAAACGAGGAAAAAGTGAATATTCAGTTGAATAGATTCAAAGTACATAAATCAGCTCAAGTGTTAACATCAACTCCAGAACATGATACTAAGCTGATGAAACATTACGAGGAAGAactaatagaaaaaatatcgaaagaaattttggaaCAAAGTGAAggtttcaataataataacttaattacatcaaaagaaatttcaactATAAAACATTCCATACAAACTTCAACGGATAATGAtggttttaaaaataatacttccagaatagaaagaaataatacgaCTACAaggaaatattctaataaagaG TCAAAAAGGATTAAAGATTTTGTTCCAATGCTAACTGATATTCCAAAAGTATCGAAAGCTGTAGATAATTTAGCATATTCTAATGGAAGAAGTAAACCACCAGTGAGTTTACTTAGTGGGCCATAtag ACCGGAAATTGAATCATCAGGTCATGAATTGTCAACGATAATTGAATTCGACACGCCGGATACCGTAAATAAAAGTCAAAGTCATAATGCCAGAAGTCCATTATCAGCAAAGAAGGTAGCAGAGAGTCAAATAACGAAATCTACTGCTATAGTAAAGCCATCTGAACACATTGCTTCTTCGcttaatttacataatcaACGTGCAGAAAAGTTGTGTAATTCTTCAGTTacaaaattatctttaaaagAGTTAGTAAAAGAGGCCTCGATATTTCTTGATTCACCTAAAACATctaaaaatataggaaatcaaaatttaatggGAAGTAAgaacgaaggaagagaagataTTGCCGAGGAGAtgaacgatagaaaattacagCGTAACAcggttaataaaaaatcatcgcAGATAGAGGAATTGCAGCTTTTTTATCCTAGTACTGATGCAAATAAGGAATGTAAAGATAATAAGGATAAAATCACATCTACAAGTTCAAATAGTTTTTCTGAATTATCGGGTGTTTCACAAATAGCAAGTACCCCATCTTCtactatattaaaatatgcatCATCTCcggaagaaatggaaattgcTCTTAAAAAACTTGGTCTAGGTTGGGCGATTACGACGTTGAAAAAAACACGCGAAGCAAGCGCTTTGAGCTCATCATCGAATTCTGATGTAACACCGTTGAATACTGCTAAAAGAATATCACCTGTTAAGAAGCAATTCGATAGTAATTACGGATTACCAGATTTTAGTGACGTGTCTTCGATATCTATTAAAGAAGCTAGTAAAAGTACAGAGCAAGCAGTTCTCTTAAAAGGTAGAACTTCTACACCAAAGCTGCAAAACTCGAATTCTAATACCGAGAGGACGAATTCAATTAACACAAATAtatctgaaaattttcaagaacCTGACAAtggtttaataatttcaaatatatctcTTACGAAGACTAAATCTAGTAttaaaaagttagaaaatctatga
- the LOC122576562 gene encoding NADPH--cytochrome P450 reductase isoform X3 — MNVKKFDKFLQVMMKHYRCNSATQRRFSMLVLAPTSEVFGLGNKTYEHYNEVAIYVDHRLEQLGATRVFELGLGDDDANIEDDFITWKDKFWPTVCDFFGIEGTGEDVSIRQYKLTEHVDIPPERIYTGEIARLHSFKNQRAPFDAKNPYLAPVHENRELHGPTSERSCRHIEFYIEGSKMRYEAGDHLAVYPVNNAELVNKIGEKCGVHLDTVFTLTNTDEESTKKHPFPCPCSYRTALTHYLDITSNPRTHVLKELAEYCSDPNDKEKLKLMALTSAEGKAAYQQWVVQENRNIVHILEDIPSLKPALDHLCELLPRLQCRYYSISSSPKLYTTSVHITAVVVEYKTPTGRVNKGVTTSWLKEKHPSDPPCYVPIFVRKSQFRLPTRPSIPIIMVGPGTGIAPFRAFIQERDFARKEGKEVGDTILYFGCRKKDEDFLYRKELEEYVKSGTLILHTAFSREQAQKIYVTHLLEKNKEELWRVIGEQNGHIYVCGDAKNMARDVHNILLKVVMEKGKMSESDAADYIKKMDSQKRYSSDVWS; from the exons GTCTTGGAAATAAAACATATGAACATTACAATGAGGTAGCTATATATGTCGATCATAGATTAGAGCAACTTGGTGCCACGCGCGTCTTCGAACTTGGTTTGGGAGATGATGATGCCAA tataGAAGATGATTTCATCACATGGAAGGACAAGTTTTGGCCAACAGTTTGTGACTTCTTTGGAATCGAAGGTACGGGTGAAGATGTTAGCATTAGACAGTACAAGCTAACTGAACACGTTGACATACCACCTGAACGCATTTACACTGGTGAAATAGCTCGTCTTCACTCATTTAAGAATCAAAGAGC ACCTTTCGATGCGAAGAATCCTTATTTAGCTCCAGTACACGAAAACCGTGAACTTCATGGTCCTACTTCAGAAAGATCATGTAGGCATATAGAATTTTACATAGAGGGATCAAAAATGCGATATGAAGCTGGTGATCATTTAGCAGTATACCCTGTAAATAATGCAGAactagtaaataaaattggagAAAAGTGTGGTGTACATCTAGACACAGTGTTCACTCTTACGAATACAGATG AGGAATCTACAAAGAAGCATCCATTCCCTTGTCCATGTTCTTACAGAACTGCTTTGACACATTACTTAGATATTACTAGTAATCCGCGCACCCACGTTCTTAAGGAATTAGCGGAATATTGCAGTGATCCAaacgacaaagaaaaattaaaattaatggcGTTAACCAGTGCAGAAGGCAAAGCTGCATATCAGCAATGGGTAGttcaagaaaatagaaatattgtacatatctTGGAAGACATTCCTAGTTTAAAGCCTGCCTTAGATCATCTTTGTGAACTTTTACCAAGATTGCAATGTCGATATTATTCGATTTCCTCTTCTCCCAAG CTATACACAACATCAGTCCATATTACTGCAGTTGTAGTGGAATATAAAACACCTACAGGTAGAGTTAACAAAGGTGTAACAACTAGTTGGTTAAAGGAAAAACATCCTTCAGATCCACCATGTTATGTTCCTATCTTTGTGCGAAAATCTCAGTTTCGTTTACCAACCCGACCGTCGATTCCAATAATCATGGTTGGTCCAGGTACTGGTATAGCACCATTCAGAGCATTTATACAAGAACGTGATTTTGCCAGAAAGGAAG gAAAAGAAGTTGGAGatacgattttatattttggatgtagaaaaaaagatgaagattTTCTTTACAGAAAAGAACTTGAGGAGTACGTAAAGAGTGGTACTCTAATCTTACATACTGCATTTAGTAGAGAGCAGGCTCAGAAAATATATGTTACACACTTATTGGagaagaataaagaagaattgtGGAGAGTTATCGGTGAACAAAATGGGCATATCTATGTGTGTGG agATGCAAAAAATATGGCACGTGATGtacacaatattttattaaaagttgtaatggaaaaaggaaaaatgtcaGAATCAGATGCTGCAGATTACATCAAGAAAATGGACTCACAGAAACGTTACTCGAGTGATGTATGGAGTTGA